One window of Cohnella hashimotonis genomic DNA carries:
- the spoVAC gene encoding stage V sporulation protein AC — MATKEAGRGPASYKPLSMSPKEYQQFAKSRQPSRPVFANCVRAFLVGGFICFIGEGVQHFFMAAFDMTSRQAGNPSVAVMILISVILTCLGVYDKIAQWAGAGTAVPVTGFANSMCSAAIEHRSEGLVLGVGANMFKLAGSVIVFGTVAAFFVGIVYWILGVSH, encoded by the coding sequence ATGGCAACCAAAGAGGCCGGAAGGGGCCCTGCTTCATACAAGCCGTTGTCCATGTCGCCCAAGGAATACCAGCAATTTGCGAAAAGCCGGCAGCCTTCGCGGCCCGTCTTCGCCAATTGCGTCCGCGCGTTTTTGGTGGGAGGCTTCATATGCTTCATCGGCGAGGGCGTGCAGCACTTTTTTATGGCCGCATTCGACATGACGAGCAGGCAGGCGGGCAATCCGAGCGTGGCCGTCATGATCCTGATCTCGGTCATTCTGACTTGCCTGGGCGTCTATGACAAAATCGCGCAATGGGCGGGCGCCGGAACGGCGGTTCCCGTTACCGGCTTCGCCAATTCGATGTGTTCGGCGGCGATCGAGCATCGAAGCGAGGGGCTTGTGCTCGGCGTCGGCGCCAATATGTTCAAGCTGGCGGGCTCCGTTATCGTCTTCGGGACCGTTGCCGCCTTTTTCGTCGGGATCGTCTACTGGATCCTGGGGGTGAGTCACTAA
- a CDS encoding polysaccharide deacetylase family protein: MDVILWWGFYFWTFYAFLPGFISRMFGFRVFSKGVAEREIALTFDDGPHPVYTPRLLDLLKAHGAHATFFVVGAHAEKHPDIVRRMHEEGHDIGIHNYVHRSNWIMGPVSVRRHVVRTGDIVEHITGMRPRYYRPPWGIVNVFDFIGRGKPQIVLWTALFGDWKLKVGAERLYGKIRRKLQPGAVLLLHDCGDTFGADPDAPANTIEAVGRILEDGKREGLRFVGIGELMRTTELNKERAKAGSRGWNAAPAEGIVSSGSAQSAEAHKPGPFKRVLVAAWMLWEDVFGWLFRLRPIGDGKSFHYRIIRYGGPTLTLEDGGRIAKGDRVMELHFVNKMMLDIGMSSRSEMQIAIRVIQSVKKTLPAAAKELRTIPGGDNVKALYGISMINRGSEGLGFETFALQKGVFAWFTNRYLRMLTAIIHPQGRTRVKAHGERMEPRMLIMPRMKLMQWEKGSYSPARERASKAEIEQGMAAVGAAGYEDANSRPGSEGTGDRA; this comes from the coding sequence ATGGACGTCATCCTATGGTGGGGCTTTTATTTTTGGACTTTTTACGCGTTTTTGCCGGGCTTTATCAGCCGGATGTTCGGATTCCGCGTCTTCTCCAAGGGAGTCGCCGAGCGCGAGATCGCTTTGACCTTCGACGACGGGCCGCATCCGGTATACACGCCGCGGCTGCTGGACCTGCTCAAAGCGCATGGCGCGCACGCGACCTTTTTTGTCGTCGGCGCGCATGCGGAGAAGCATCCGGACATCGTGCGGCGCATGCACGAGGAAGGGCACGACATCGGTATCCACAACTACGTTCACCGGAGCAACTGGATCATGGGGCCGGTCAGCGTCAGACGGCATGTCGTACGAACCGGGGACATCGTCGAGCACATCACGGGAATGCGTCCAAGATATTATCGGCCGCCTTGGGGCATCGTCAACGTCTTCGACTTTATCGGACGAGGCAAGCCGCAGATCGTGCTGTGGACCGCGCTGTTCGGCGACTGGAAGCTGAAGGTGGGCGCGGAGCGGCTTTACGGAAAGATCAGACGCAAGCTGCAGCCGGGCGCGGTGCTGCTGCTTCATGATTGCGGCGACACGTTCGGCGCAGATCCGGACGCTCCGGCCAACACGATCGAAGCCGTCGGCCGCATCCTCGAGGACGGCAAGCGCGAGGGCTTGCGGTTTGTCGGCATCGGCGAGCTGATGCGGACGACCGAGCTGAACAAGGAGCGCGCCAAAGCCGGATCCCGCGGATGGAACGCCGCACCGGCGGAAGGCATCGTCTCGAGCGGTTCTGCTCAATCGGCCGAGGCGCATAAGCCAGGACCGTTCAAGCGGGTACTGGTCGCTGCCTGGATGCTGTGGGAGGACGTTTTTGGCTGGCTGTTCCGTCTGCGGCCGATCGGTGACGGCAAGTCGTTCCATTACCGGATTATCAGGTACGGCGGACCGACGCTCACGCTAGAGGACGGCGGAAGGATCGCCAAGGGCGACCGCGTGATGGAGCTGCACTTCGTCAACAAAATGATGCTCGATATCGGCATGAGCTCCCGTTCGGAGATGCAGATCGCCATCCGGGTCATCCAAAGCGTCAAGAAGACGCTTCCTGCCGCTGCTAAGGAGCTGCGTACGATCCCAGGCGGCGACAACGTCAAGGCGCTGTACGGCATCTCGATGATCAACCGGGGCTCCGAGGGCTTGGGCTTCGAGACGTTCGCGCTTCAGAAAGGCGTGTTTGCATGGTTTACAAATCGTTATTTGCGCATGTTGACCGCCATTATTCACCCGCAGGGCCGGACGCGAGTCAAGGCGCACGGCGAACGGATGGAGCCGAGGATGCTCATTATGCCGCGAATGAAGCTCATGCAATGGGAAAAAGGGAGCTATTCGCCTGCCAGAGAACGCGCTTCGAAGGCAGAGATCGAGCAGGGCATGGCGGCCGTCGGGGCTGCGGGCTACGAAGATGCGAATTCTCGGCCTGGCAGCGAAGGAACGGGCGATCGGGCGTAA
- a CDS encoding G1 family glutamic endopeptidase: MPKMSRRIRLQRPCKFVRSDKIQSSAVGWKSGNWSGYAQSGSAGAYNRVSAYWTVPFVLPSAQPVYSSAWIGIDGYKNGSLIQTGTGHDFANGNASYYAWWEILPSAETVIPYPVHPGDRMHAVIANQGHGKWSISLRNLTRGWRFRTVQTYKGPRTSAEWIVEAPQVGSTISSLARLTPVVFSCCRVNGRNPCLKLDQRGIMVQNNRVVSIPSRPNRAGDAFLVRARRSKQS; the protein is encoded by the coding sequence ATGCCCAAGATGAGCCGACGTATCCGACTGCAGCGTCCTTGCAAGTTCGTGCGGTCGGACAAGATTCAAAGCTCGGCTGTCGGCTGGAAGTCCGGCAACTGGAGCGGCTACGCCCAATCCGGAAGCGCAGGCGCTTACAACCGCGTCTCCGCGTACTGGACAGTCCCTTTTGTTTTACCGTCTGCTCAGCCTGTTTACTCGTCCGCCTGGATCGGCATCGACGGCTACAAAAACGGCAGCTTGATCCAGACCGGCACCGGACATGACTTCGCAAACGGCAACGCAAGCTATTATGCCTGGTGGGAGATCCTGCCTTCTGCAGAAACGGTCATCCCTTATCCCGTTCATCCCGGCGATCGCATGCATGCCGTCATCGCTAACCAAGGGCATGGCAAGTGGTCGATCTCGCTGCGCAATTTAACGCGGGGATGGCGGTTTCGTACCGTCCAAACCTATAAAGGGCCGCGCACGTCCGCCGAATGGATTGTAGAAGCCCCGCAAGTCGGGAGCACGATCAGCAGCCTCGCAAGGCTGACTCCGGTGGTCTTCTCCTGCTGTCGCGTGAACGGACGCAATCCCTGCTTGAAGCTCGACCAGCGAGGTATCATGGTTCAAAACAATCGGGTGGTGTCGATCCCTTCCCGTCCTAACCGGGCAGGCGACGCCTTTCTCGTAAGAGCCAGACGGTCGAAACAAAGTTAA
- a CDS encoding DUF2269 family protein: MSFTGYAYLEENWLGLLVAVHVISAIVGIGPTYFGHVLLRKGQTLGQLRDSLKLSAKLEMFPKTLGSLAVLSGLLLVWLGDYGWDQLWIIAAIVDYVLIQIVVIAFMARAAADVAAKAQVDTGPADKQASPALQAGVAKVNAINYVATVLGIVLFLLMFFKPTL, from the coding sequence ATGTCGTTTACTGGTTACGCCTATCTGGAGGAGAACTGGCTTGGCCTGCTTGTCGCGGTGCACGTAATCTCCGCGATCGTCGGCATCGGCCCGACCTATTTCGGCCACGTCCTGCTGCGCAAGGGTCAGACGCTCGGGCAGCTGCGCGACTCGCTAAAGCTGTCCGCAAAGCTTGAGATGTTCCCGAAAACGCTTGGCTCCCTCGCCGTGCTGTCCGGCCTGCTGCTCGTATGGCTCGGCGATTACGGCTGGGACCAGCTGTGGATCATCGCAGCCATTGTCGACTACGTGCTTATCCAGATCGTCGTCATCGCCTTCATGGCGCGGGCTGCCGCCGATGTCGCGGCCAAGGCGCAAGTCGATACCGGTCCCGCCGACAAGCAAGCGTCGCCCGCGCTTCAAGCCGGCGTCGCCAAGGTCAACGCAATCAATTATGTGGCAACCGTCCTTGGGATCGTCCTTTTTCTTCTTATGTTTTTCAAGCCCACGCTTTAA
- the ilvD gene encoding dihydroxy-acid dehydratase → MRSDMIKKGFDRAPHRSLLRAAGVKEEDFGKPFIAVCNSYLDIVPGHVHLQEFGKIVKEAIREAGGVPFEFNTIGVDDGIAMGHIGMRYSLASREIIADSVETMVNAHWFDGMVCIPNCDKITPGMMMAALRVNIPTLFVSGGPMKAGRTKDGRAISLTSVFEGVGAYMTGKIDEQSLTELEQFGCPTCGSCSGMFTANSMNCLAEVLGLALPGNGTILAVAPERRDFVRKSAAQLMELIKKDIKPRDIVTLDSIDNAFALDMAMGGSTNTVLHTLALAHEAGIEYPIERINEVAKRTPYLSKLAPASDHHIEDLHNAGGVSAIINELFKKEGTLKGDVMTVSAKTLRENVEGAEITDHTVIRPIDDPHTKEGGLSVMFGNLAPGGSIIKVGAVDKSVGGYHRGPAICFDSQDDVLRGLAEGKVKEGHVVVIRYEGPKGGPGMPEMLAPTSQIVGMGLGTKVGLITDGRFSGASRGIAIGHISPEAAEGGPIAFVEDGDMIELDMNNRTITLEVSDEELDRRRANWPGFEPKIKRGYLARYSAMVTNASRGGVMKM, encoded by the coding sequence ATGCGCTCCGATATGATCAAAAAAGGCTTCGACCGCGCGCCCCACCGCAGCTTGCTGCGCGCCGCGGGCGTCAAGGAAGAAGACTTCGGCAAACCGTTCATCGCTGTCTGCAACTCGTACCTGGACATCGTGCCGGGCCACGTCCACCTGCAGGAATTCGGCAAAATCGTAAAAGAAGCGATCCGCGAAGCGGGCGGCGTCCCGTTCGAATTTAATACGATCGGCGTGGACGACGGCATCGCAATGGGCCACATCGGCATGCGCTACTCTCTCGCGAGCCGCGAGATCATCGCCGACTCCGTCGAAACGATGGTCAACGCCCACTGGTTCGACGGCATGGTCTGTATCCCGAACTGCGACAAGATCACGCCGGGGATGATGATGGCCGCGCTGCGCGTCAACATCCCGACGCTGTTCGTCAGCGGCGGACCGATGAAGGCCGGACGCACCAAGGACGGCCGCGCCATCTCCCTGACGTCCGTTTTCGAGGGCGTAGGCGCCTATATGACGGGCAAGATCGACGAGCAGAGCCTGACCGAGCTCGAGCAGTTCGGCTGTCCGACCTGCGGCTCCTGCTCGGGCATGTTCACGGCGAACTCCATGAACTGCCTTGCCGAAGTGCTCGGTCTTGCGCTGCCGGGCAACGGCACGATCCTGGCCGTTGCGCCAGAGCGCCGCGATTTCGTCAGAAAGTCCGCCGCACAGCTGATGGAGCTCATCAAGAAGGACATCAAGCCGCGCGACATCGTGACGCTCGACTCGATCGACAATGCGTTCGCGCTTGATATGGCGATGGGCGGCTCGACCAACACCGTTCTCCATACGCTCGCGCTGGCACATGAGGCCGGCATCGAATACCCGATCGAGCGCATCAACGAAGTGGCCAAGCGTACCCCGTACTTGTCCAAGCTGGCGCCGGCCTCCGACCACCATATCGAGGACCTGCACAACGCAGGCGGCGTGAGCGCCATCATCAACGAGCTGTTCAAAAAGGAAGGCACGCTGAAGGGCGACGTCATGACGGTGTCCGCCAAGACGCTGCGAGAGAACGTGGAAGGCGCCGAGATCACGGATCACACCGTCATCCGTCCGATCGACGATCCGCATACGAAGGAAGGCGGCCTGTCCGTCATGTTCGGCAACCTCGCGCCGGGCGGCTCGATCATCAAGGTCGGCGCGGTTGACAAGTCGGTCGGCGGCTATCACCGCGGTCCGGCAATCTGCTTCGACTCGCAGGACGACGTGCTGCGCGGCCTGGCGGAGGGCAAGGTCAAGGAAGGCCACGTCGTCGTCATCCGCTACGAAGGTCCAAAGGGCGGCCCGGGCATGCCCGAGATGCTCGCGCCGACGTCGCAGATCGTCGGCATGGGCCTCGGCACGAAGGTCGGCCTGATCACCGACGGCCGGTTCTCCGGCGCTTCCCGCGGCATCGCCATCGGCCACATCTCGCCGGAAGCGGCGGAAGGCGGCCCGATCGCGTTCGTCGAGGACGGCGACATGATCGAGCTCGACATGAACAACCGGACGATCACCCTCGAGGTTAGCGACGAAGAGCTGGATCGCCGCCGCGCGAACTGGCCGGGCTTCGAGCCGAAGATCAAGCGCGGCTACCTGGCCCGCTACTCCGCGATGGTAACCAACGCCAGCCGCGGCGGCGTCATGAAGATGTAA
- the sigK gene encoding RNA polymerase sporulation sigma factor SigK, producing the protein MPGFFTSIALFIKQLSLLVSYVKNNAFPQPLSEQEESKYLGLMAEGDARARNLLIEHNLRLVAHIVKKFDNTGEDLEDLISIGTIGLIKAIESFQVGKGTKLATFAARCIENEILMHLRSLKKTRKDVSLHDPIGTDKEGNEITLQDILGSEPDDVVEKVQLKIEKSKIYQNLDILDEREQEVIRGRFGLDGKGGDERTQREIARELGISRSYVSRIEKRALMKLYHEFYKVKK; encoded by the coding sequence GTGCCCGGATTCTTTACCTCGATAGCGCTCTTCATCAAGCAGCTCTCCTTGCTCGTCTCTTATGTCAAAAACAATGCGTTCCCCCAGCCCCTGTCCGAGCAGGAGGAAAGCAAATACTTAGGCCTCATGGCGGAAGGCGACGCCAGAGCGCGCAACCTGCTGATCGAGCACAATCTGAGGCTGGTCGCGCATATCGTCAAAAAATTCGACAACACCGGCGAGGATCTCGAAGACCTGATCTCGATCGGCACGATCGGCCTCATCAAGGCCATCGAGAGCTTCCAAGTCGGCAAGGGAACCAAACTCGCTACGTTCGCGGCACGTTGTATAGAAAACGAAATATTGATGCATCTCAGATCGCTGAAGAAAACGCGCAAAGACGTGTCTCTCCACGATCCGATCGGAACCGACAAAGAGGGCAACGAAATTACGCTTCAAGATATTTTGGGCAGCGAGCCCGACGACGTCGTGGAGAAAGTGCAGTTGAAAATCGAGAAGAGCAAAATCTATCAAAATCTCGACATTCTCGACGAAAGGGAGCAGGAGGTTATCCGGGGCCGGTTCGGCCTGGACGGCAAGGGCGGGGACGAACGAACCCAGCGCGAGATCGCGCGGGAGCTCGGCATCAGCCGCAGCTATGTGTCGCGAATCGAGAAGCGGGCGCTTATGAAGCTGTACCACGAATTTTACAAGGTTAAAAAATAG
- a CDS encoding exonuclease SbcCD subunit D, whose product MKFFHTADWHLGKLIQNVYMTEDQRYMLEQFMRDIETERPDAVVIAGDLYDRAVPPTDAVGLLDRTLQRIVLELKTPVIAISGNHDSPSRLNFGSGLMKAAGLHIAGEYDPSAGPVVLHDAHGPVCFHLVPFADPAAVRLALGDETIRSYDGAMAAIAERIRGATDPGARHVLVGHAFVTPRGEAEPNTSDSERPLSIGGTEHVSASHFRGFHYTALGHLHQAHFVGSETVRYAGSPLKYSISEERHQKGYLIVELDGEGNASVEKRVLVPRRDMRTVRGYIDEIERQAPSEDYIYVRLLDEVPVLSPMERVRSVYPNAMHVERELAMQQAAAAAEEGTAAGGKAGMDMLTLFRAFYLEAKGGEASEETERLFLAALRDIENEEDERYDAGAADDDGVRAV is encoded by the coding sequence TTGAAATTTTTCCATACGGCGGATTGGCATCTCGGAAAATTGATTCAGAACGTATACATGACCGAAGATCAACGATATATGCTCGAGCAATTCATGCGGGATATCGAGACGGAGCGGCCCGATGCGGTCGTGATCGCGGGCGATCTGTACGACCGGGCGGTGCCGCCGACGGACGCCGTCGGACTGCTGGACCGCACGCTGCAGCGTATCGTGCTGGAGCTTAAGACGCCCGTGATCGCCATTTCCGGCAATCACGATAGTCCGAGCCGTCTCAACTTCGGGAGCGGCCTTATGAAGGCGGCGGGTCTGCACATCGCGGGTGAATACGACCCCTCGGCCGGCCCGGTCGTCCTGCACGATGCGCACGGCCCGGTCTGTTTTCACCTCGTGCCGTTCGCCGATCCGGCCGCCGTGCGCCTCGCGCTGGGGGACGAGACGATCCGATCCTACGACGGCGCGATGGCCGCGATTGCTGAGCGAATCCGCGGCGCGACGGACCCCGGAGCGCGCCATGTGCTGGTCGGACATGCGTTCGTGACGCCGCGCGGCGAGGCGGAGCCCAACACGAGCGACTCCGAGCGGCCGCTCTCGATCGGAGGGACGGAGCACGTGAGCGCGTCGCATTTCCGAGGCTTCCACTATACGGCGCTCGGCCATCTGCACCAGGCTCACTTCGTCGGCTCGGAGACGGTACGCTACGCAGGTTCGCCGCTCAAGTATTCGATCTCCGAAGAGCGCCACCAGAAGGGCTACCTGATCGTGGAGCTGGACGGGGAAGGCAACGCCTCGGTCGAAAAGCGGGTGCTGGTCCCGCGGCGCGACATGCGTACCGTTCGAGGGTACATCGACGAGATCGAGCGGCAGGCGCCGAGCGAGGATTACATATATGTCAGGCTGCTGGACGAGGTGCCGGTGCTGTCTCCGATGGAGCGCGTCAGGTCGGTCTATCCGAACGCAATGCACGTGGAGCGGGAGCTGGCGATGCAGCAGGCGGCGGCTGCGGCAGAGGAAGGGACTGCGGCGGGCGGAAAGGCCGGCATGGACATGCTGACGCTGTTCCGCGCCTTCTACCTGGAGGCAAAGGGCGGCGAGGCGTCCGAGGAGACGGAGCGTCTGTTCCTTGCGGCGCTGCGGGATATCGAAAACGAGGAGGATGAGCGTTATGATGCCGGTGCGGCTGACGATGACGGCGTTCGGGCCGTATAA
- a CDS encoding 3'-5' exonuclease — protein MTYIVYDLEMTVRRKKGQIAEIIEIGAAKIGLVEGVPGILDTFQAFVRPTVVPTLSTDTTAFTGITQDDVDAASRLPEALAAFVSWIGPDEYYLCAWGPDDLRQLLHECRQMQIDTNWMINHNNLQKMLSKVFKLEKHQQMGLKAALEMLEIPFSGSHHRALDDALNTAQVLVKLHDRLAFRRNKPAEEPQTESEVVYKTGHFENLPFAALSGLLPTDPDN, from the coding sequence TTGACTTACATTGTATATGACCTGGAGATGACCGTTCGCCGGAAAAAGGGGCAGATCGCCGAGATCATTGAGATCGGCGCGGCCAAGATCGGCCTTGTCGAAGGCGTTCCGGGCATCCTCGATACGTTTCAGGCCTTTGTCAGGCCGACCGTCGTACCGACGCTTTCTACAGATACGACCGCCTTCACCGGCATCACCCAGGACGATGTCGACGCCGCAAGCCGGCTTCCGGAAGCGCTCGCCGCCTTCGTTTCATGGATCGGCCCCGACGAGTATTATTTGTGCGCCTGGGGCCCCGACGACCTGCGTCAGCTGCTCCATGAATGCCGTCAGATGCAGATCGATACGAACTGGATGATCAACCACAACAATTTGCAGAAAATGCTGTCCAAAGTGTTCAAGCTGGAAAAGCACCAGCAAATGGGGCTTAAAGCCGCGCTCGAGATGCTTGAGATTCCTTTTTCCGGCTCTCATCACCGCGCGCTGGACGACGCGCTCAATACGGCGCAGGTGCTCGTGAAGCTGCACGACCGACTGGCCTTCCGGCGCAACAAGCCGGCCGAGGAGCCGCAGACGGAATCCGAGGTCGTTTACAAGACGGGCCACTTCGAGAATCTGCCCTTTGCGGCGCTGTCTGGGCTGCTGCCCACAGATCCGGACAATTGA
- a CDS encoding AAA family ATPase, with product MMPVRLTMTAFGPYKDKEVIDFAELSGNRLFLVSGNTGAGKTSIFDAICFALYGEASGEDRSDVRMLRSQFASDDLYTSVEFEFELKRRTYRILRQLPHVKTGNKSATGEKYEFVETTGGAETMMVDRHAVRQINERMQALLGLTKDQFSQIVMLPQGEFRKLLTSDTENKEEIMRRIFRTHLFKFVAEYLNEKRKASQSEWELARRDLDMQAANLKLSLAQREDSALARVFEQAHFNVHQVLEALDAEMVYYEGEKTVRQSRLDEESRLHKTLVERYHAASRVNELFGELDRKTGERQALEARIPEIEEKKRRLALAEMTLPLEVRERLCASVQAQAKAAEGLRQSAAEASGRAAGELAAAQERHAQEEGRAGQREALVRELERLARDLPAVRELEERRAALGRLQREAEAAQREQQAAEAAAAARQEARKALSERARQAEEAVRELPELAERFERMLQEATLLREFVLLGRGAATQAAEEAELRLAHEEAAKRYLALEAGWLEGQAGQLAAHLHDGKPCPVCGSEAHPRPAEPPADMPTRETLDRQRTDRAERETLYLAAKAKREHTEAQLRDKAEEIERNGRVPGQAEADYAELVENGKRMRVRVDGLKAEQAALDELRRKLAEEEAGLEAASADKERRTALSQERRTAFAAAQAVYDRTLAGLPEGHRTLEALQRLLREAEQAKKRLEAAWRLAQEQLRQAGERHAAAKAHLDAAERQTTEAQARLAEAQSDFAAELARAGFGSEADYRAAKLPERDIADMKAEIERFLAGLAAVVRQIEELGIQLEGKERADLAALAEEAQRMERQAEATRLSLHEAQAQLDKGAEGRTKLLEAEEKWRKSEQDFQLVKDLYDVVRGDNRHKISFERYLLVEFLDRILSAANLRLRTISGGQFYLVRSDRREKHGKQSGLGLDVFDNYTGQLRDVKTLSGGEKFNASLCLALGMADVIQAYEGGVSLETMFIDEGFGSLDEESLSKAVDTLVQLQQTGRMIGIISHVQELKQAIPAVLEVRKSADGCSYTKFRIS from the coding sequence ATGATGCCGGTGCGGCTGACGATGACGGCGTTCGGGCCGTATAAGGACAAGGAGGTCATCGACTTCGCGGAGCTGTCCGGCAACCGGCTCTTTCTCGTCTCGGGTAATACGGGCGCGGGCAAGACGTCGATTTTCGACGCGATCTGCTTCGCGCTGTACGGCGAAGCGAGCGGCGAGGACCGCAGCGACGTCCGCATGCTGCGCAGCCAGTTCGCCTCGGACGACCTGTATACGTCCGTCGAGTTCGAGTTCGAGCTGAAGCGCCGGACGTACCGCATTCTGCGTCAGCTGCCGCACGTGAAGACGGGCAACAAGAGCGCGACGGGCGAAAAGTACGAGTTCGTCGAGACGACCGGCGGGGCGGAGACGATGATGGTCGACCGCCATGCCGTCCGGCAGATCAACGAACGGATGCAGGCCTTGCTCGGACTGACCAAGGACCAGTTCAGCCAGATCGTCATGCTTCCCCAGGGCGAATTCCGCAAGCTGCTTACTTCGGATACGGAGAATAAGGAAGAGATCATGCGACGGATTTTCCGCACGCATCTGTTCAAGTTCGTCGCCGAGTATTTGAACGAAAAACGAAAAGCGTCGCAGTCCGAATGGGAGCTCGCAAGGCGCGATCTCGACATGCAGGCGGCGAACCTGAAGCTGTCTCTGGCGCAAAGGGAAGATTCGGCGCTCGCGCGCGTGTTCGAGCAGGCGCATTTTAACGTGCATCAGGTGCTCGAGGCGCTGGATGCGGAGATGGTTTATTACGAAGGTGAAAAAACCGTCCGGCAGTCCCGTCTGGACGAAGAGAGCCGGCTGCACAAAACGCTGGTCGAGCGTTATCATGCTGCCTCTCGGGTAAACGAGCTGTTCGGCGAACTGGACCGGAAGACGGGCGAGCGCCAGGCGCTCGAAGCCCGCATCCCCGAGATCGAAGAGAAAAAGCGAAGACTCGCCCTGGCGGAGATGACGCTGCCGCTCGAGGTTCGGGAGCGGCTGTGCGCAAGCGTGCAAGCGCAGGCGAAGGCGGCGGAGGGATTACGGCAGTCGGCCGCTGAAGCGTCCGGGCGCGCGGCGGGCGAGCTTGCCGCCGCGCAGGAGCGCCATGCGCAGGAGGAGGGACGCGCCGGGCAGCGCGAAGCGCTCGTGCGCGAGCTTGAGCGGCTCGCGCGCGACCTGCCGGCGGTCCGCGAGCTGGAGGAGCGCCGCGCCGCGCTCGGCAGGCTGCAGCGCGAAGCCGAGGCCGCGCAGCGTGAGCAGCAGGCGGCAGAAGCTGCGGCCGCGGCCCGGCAGGAGGCGCGCAAGGCGCTGTCCGAGCGCGCGCGGCAAGCCGAGGAGGCCGTGCGCGAGCTGCCGGAGCTCGCCGAGCGCTTCGAGCGGATGCTGCAGGAGGCGACGCTGCTGCGCGAATTCGTGCTGCTCGGGCGCGGCGCTGCGACGCAGGCGGCGGAGGAGGCGGAGCTCCGACTCGCGCACGAGGAAGCCGCGAAGCGCTATCTGGCGCTCGAGGCGGGATGGCTGGAAGGCCAGGCCGGGCAATTGGCCGCGCATCTGCACGATGGGAAGCCTTGCCCGGTATGCGGCAGCGAGGCGCATCCCCGTCCGGCCGAGCCGCCGGCCGACATGCCGACGCGCGAGACGCTCGACCGGCAGCGTACGGACAGGGCGGAGCGGGAGACGCTGTATTTGGCGGCGAAGGCGAAGCGGGAGCACACGGAAGCGCAGCTGCGGGACAAAGCGGAAGAGATCGAGCGCAACGGGCGGGTGCCCGGGCAAGCCGAGGCGGACTATGCGGAGCTCGTCGAGAACGGCAAGCGGATGCGCGTCCGGGTAGACGGGCTTAAAGCGGAGCAGGCGGCGCTGGACGAGCTGCGGCGCAAGCTGGCTGAGGAGGAAGCCGGGCTGGAGGCCGCGTCTGCGGACAAGGAGCGGCGAACGGCCTTATCGCAGGAGCGTCGTACGGCCTTTGCCGCCGCGCAGGCGGTTTATGACCGGACGCTGGCCGGTCTGCCCGAGGGGCATCGGACGCTTGAGGCGCTGCAGCGGCTGCTCCGCGAGGCGGAGCAGGCCAAAAAGCGTCTGGAAGCGGCCTGGCGTCTCGCGCAGGAGCAGCTGCGGCAAGCGGGCGAGCGTCATGCGGCTGCAAAGGCGCATCTGGACGCCGCGGAGCGCCAAACGACCGAGGCGCAGGCGCGGCTGGCGGAGGCGCAGAGCGACTTCGCTGCGGAACTGGCCCGGGCGGGATTTGGCTCGGAGGCGGACTATCGGGCGGCCAAGCTGCCGGAACGCGACATCGCGGACATGAAGGCGGAAATCGAGCGATTCCTGGCCGGACTTGCCGCAGTCGTGCGGCAGATCGAAGAACTTGGCATTCAGCTGGAAGGCAAGGAACGGGCCGATCTGGCCGCGCTTGCCGAGGAAGCGCAGCGGATGGAGCGGCAGGCGGAGGCGACGCGACTCTCGCTGCACGAGGCGCAGGCGCAGCTGGATAAGGGTGCGGAAGGGCGAACCAAACTGCTGGAAGCGGAAGAAAAATGGCGTAAGTCGGAGCAGGATTTTCAGCTCGTCAAGGACCTTTACGACGTCGTGCGCGGGGACAACCGGCACAAGATTTCTTTTGAACGCTATCTGCTCGTCGAATTTCTCGATCGCATCCTTTCGGCGGCCAACCTGCGGCTGCGGACAATATCCGGCGGACAGTTCTATCTCGTGCGCAGCGACCGCCGGGAAAAGCACGGCAAGCAAAGCGGACTTGGCCTGGACGTCTTCGACAACTACACCGGCCAGCTTCGCGATGTGAAGACGCTCTCCGGCGGCGAGAAGTTCAACGCCTCGCTCTGCCTTGCGCTAGGCATGGCGGACGTGATCCAGGCCTACGAGGGCGGCGTGTCGCTCGAGACGATGTTCATCGACGAAGGCTTCGGCTCGCTCGACGAAGAGTCGCTGAGCAAGGCGGTAGACACGCTCGTCCAGCTGCAGCAGACAGGGCGTATGATCGGCATCATTTCGCACGTACAAGAGCTCAAGCAGGCCATTCCTGCCGTGCTCGAGGTGAGAAAATCGGCGGACGGCTGCAGTTACACCAAGTTCCGGATCAGTTGA